The DNA window CGACGCCGGTGCACTCGACGAGTCCGGTGAACACGATCGGATCAGTGGTTGCCGGGATCGACGGCCTCGGACTCGGGATGACTGGCCTCGACGTGCTCGGCAGGAGCCTCCATTTCGAAGATCTTGTCGATTCCGTTGTCAGGGAAGAGCAGCATGTAGCACGCGGCGATCACGGTGGGGATCAGTGCCGCGGCGGCAAGCTTCAATGGGGAGATCCCGTCGCCGAAGAAGCGGTTCAGGAGTGCCTGACCCGCCGGGTTCGGCGCGTTGGCGATCACCGTCAAACCGCCGCCCGTCACGGCGCCGGCAAGGACGGCGTACTTCAAATGGGCGCCGAGGTCGGGTACCTGGCTGGCAAGGAAGGTGATTGCGGCGTTGTCGTTGAAGGACGTCAGGATGACGGAGCCGATGAACAGCGGGACCTCGGTGAGGCTGCTGATAATCGGAGCGAGCCACCAGCCCTGCAGGCCGCCATGGATAACCAGACCGGCGAGGAAGAAGCCGACGAGAACCGGACCACGGAGATTGACCGCGTGCTGGTGGTGGGCGGTCGCCATACGGAAGGCGAGGAAGAACAGGAAGCCGCCGATGAACATCGAGGGAAAGTGCGAGAAGAACACGGTCCAGCCCATGAAGAGCAGGTGCACGACCGTGATCCAGACCGGAACCTTGCCGTGGCCTTCGCCGAGATCGCCCCGGCCGTCACCATCGTGGTCCGGAAGCCGACCCGCCATGGAGGCGAGCTCCTTGCGGAAGAAGAAGTAGTAGAGGGCGGTGGAGGTGAGGATGCCGAGCACTGCCTTGTCACCGAAGTGCATCAGCATCTCCGGCGTCGTCAGTCCCCACTTGGTGGCCACCATCAGCACCGGGGGTGCCGCGAAGTGGGTGAGCACGCCACCGACCGAGATATTGACGAACAGCAGGCCGAGAGTGCCGTAAGCGAACATCGGCGACGGCTTCAGACGGTAGAACTTCTTCGCCAGCAGCATCGCCGAAATCGTCATCGCGCCGGGCTCGGTGATGAACGACCCGAGGATAGGGCCGATGATGAGAATCGAGAGCCACCAAGCCGAGGGTGTCTGCTTGCCGATCCGGGCGAACAGGCTCAGGCAGTCTTCCGCAAAATTCAGGACCGGCCGAGTCGATGCGAGGGCCATGATGATGACCACGAACATCGGCTCGGTGAAGTTGACCCCGGACATGTAGGCCTCGACCGTTTCGACGTCGTAGTAGAAGAACATCGCCCCAAGCAGGACGA is part of the Haloferula helveola genome and encodes:
- a CDS encoding putative Na+/H+ antiporter produces the protein MSRRLPYLLLLLLVLLAPAAFAAGGAHALEAPKFQTQMEAFPSQEAAAGMTGIMDKIKFRASEAPFLMVATIIFVCAILHTFFAVPITKYAHKLQHDHDARIRREMEAKGLPAHAADMVSFKATLFHFLGEIEAIFGIWVIVLLGAMFFYYDVETVEAYMSGVNFTEPMFVVIIMALASTRPVLNFAEDCLSLFARIGKQTPSAWWLSILIIGPILGSFITEPGAMTISAMLLAKKFYRLKPSPMFAYGTLGLLFVNISVGGVLTHFAAPPVLMVATKWGLTTPEMLMHFGDKAVLGILTSTALYYFFFRKELASMAGRLPDHDGDGRGDLGEGHGKVPVWITVVHLLFMGWTVFFSHFPSMFIGGFLFFLAFRMATAHHQHAVNLRGPVLVGFFLAGLVIHGGLQGWWLAPIISSLTEVPLFIGSVILTSFNDNAAITFLASQVPDLGAHLKYAVLAGAVTGGGLTVIANAPNPAGQALLNRFFGDGISPLKLAAAALIPTVIAACYMLLFPDNGIDKIFEMEAPAEHVEASHPESEAVDPGNH